TTAATAGGTAAGCTGGTTAGCCCTaacacatgaaaagaaaaaaattgaaagtgtGATCCATTATTACTGATGCTACAGTAGTATATCCACGGTTGTGCAGATGAtctaaaattttacttttgcaaGGACTGTTAAGTGACTTCTATTCAGTAACAGATCATTGAAGCCTGCTTGGTGGGAAGGAGGGTAAAGCTGTCATTACACAGGGATTAAAGTAAGGAGGGCTCAAGAGGATTGACTACTACATGCAGAGCATATACATTTTGCTTACTGCAGTAGGTATTTCTGTCTCACCTCTCTAGTCACCGATGCTAGGGAAAGGGAGATCTgctgatttggggttttttcccctttaagaAAGGAATGTTTTCAGTGTCTAAGAGAAAAGATGAGAACCTGCAGCCACTCCACTATATAGCTCTTGTTCCAAATcccctttttcattttctctggcCTTATCTTCTGGGAGCCGTGAGCTGATTTTATGAAGTATCACTCATATCTAATGctaatattagaaaaaatggaTTATAATTTGCTGAAACTTGTATTCAAGTCTGAGTACCATTTAAATACATTGTACTGTGGCATTACAGATGTGTCTATTCAGACAAAGCAAGCGTGGGAAAATATgactaaagaaaaaatcagagaaCTAGAACAAGAAAACTGCTGTCTGAGCATGGCATACCAGGTTGTGGTCCAGCAATCTGAGAGAACAAAATGGCAGATGCAAGAACAGGAGTTACAGCTGCAGAGACtagaacaagaaaacagaagacttAAAGCAGTTGCAAAGAAGTCACATAGAGAAGGTGGGAGAAGCATATAAGCTATTCTGTAGTTatcttgtttgatttttgtaatttcttaCAAGCAGTTCCTGCGGTACTAGGTTTCCGCTCATTGATTTGAGGAAGTATCTATGCATAAGTAGTtttcaaacagtattttctgcatttgtagAAATATTGTCAAAGAATACTTACATgatcataaaaaaattacttggttgtttgaaatgtaataatttttgttAGTAATTTTTGATTGATCTTTCTTGTTGgatgtttgttttaatagaGGAGGCTACAGAATTACTTTCTCTCATAAAACAAGTACAAGAACTGGTAGATGAAAATGATGCTTTGAAAAGGACAGTCCATCGTTTAAATGTAGAGTTAAGTCGCTATCAAACTAAATTCAGGCCGTTGTCCCAAGAAGAGGTGAGAATCTTTGTTACAAAGGGAGTTTGTACTGAAATGTCCCATTGTCCTTTCATTCATCTTTGAGTTTTTAAGACTCTTCTCCTAAGCTGCCACAGAGTTTACAAGTGGCATATACTTTTcctgacatttaaaataagtatttatcATTAAATCTAACAATAAATCTAATGTTAAGTCTAAGAAGTTAGATTGTCTCCTATATTAGTAAGATATTGAACTTCCAATTTTGTTGACTTTGTTGAATGTGTGTTACATATGTAACACATAATTAGAAACATAAGCTGGTTTGGTATAATAATTGTGACTGCAGTGGACAGCAGTTGGTGCTGGAAGTACTTAcagtatctttttaaaaatctgctttagtGTCTAAACCTGAAAGGTTTACCCATGGATGGACCACCACCGCCATGGCTGgtaagtaaaatattattttcacttATCTGTTCTTTGTAGGTAAAGTAGTagaatttctttactgaaacaaaagtaCTCAGGGTATTACTTAGTTACTCTGCTGAACTATCACATACTAGTAGAGTATTACAAACACTTCTTTTTGTTGCATAAAAAGATGTAAGGCAGAACTTCACAATGAATGTGTGCCGCTCCAGTTGAATTTACAGTCAGCTTCAGACTGCATACAATCACCAACTTTCAACTAATGAATGCAGATTAAGTACTGTTACCCTGACAATCATGAATACTGTATTTACTTAGTATTGTCTAGCATATAGTTTGCTTCAAGATCTATTGCTTAATTGTTAATCTTCTTAATTGTTAAtgttgcaattatttttaacatgattctaaaagaaaatagcgTATTTCAGTGATTCCTGATGGTGGGAATTGTCATGGGTCCACTAGTAGCCTGTGAACTTCCGGCAAGGAGAAGGCAAATAGTCTGTGAAATTGAATGCATTTGTAACATGTAAAACAATTTCTCCTTGAAATGCTAATCGGATCttaaattttccttcttcattgGTATTCGGAACTATTCAGAAATAGGGAAGTCCTCCTGCTCTGTTTCTAGCTATAATATCCAATCATATGTATTGAGTTTTAAAGATGCAGGTTTGAGAGTGTAAAAATTCCTTCCCACTTACTAATGAATCTGGGCTAAATTTGGTTAACCGTATTCACTATAGTGTTTCAGTTTGGTCTCATGTTCATTTGCATCCACATTCTGCTATTACATATCCTGTAATATAGAAGTATATATAGTAATAAGTAATAGCTGCTTTTTAGTGAAGTGTGCAAGTGTAGCATCCAACCTTGTCCTTTTCCAAAGCTTGCTTTTAAAGCTGTGCTGTCAAGTGCTTCTGCAGCACGGTTTTGCATATGATGGCTGCATGCTTGTATAAGTCCTGCACTTTTGTCTGCAAGGTGTATACAAAAACCCTTAATAGTTTTTAAAACTAGCTATATGTAGCTGGAGAAGAAGTAAAACCAATTGAGATTATGGTTTTAACTTATTTatatggtttgatttttttttttttcagttggatATGAAGTATTTGTCACCCCTTCTGTTGGCATATGAAGACAGAATAAGAGAAAAGGAACAATTAAGTCTTGAATACGAGGCAAGttgccttttaaagaaaatatacttctacattaaagcagaaataaattactgaatttttttaaggtgtttgtCAAAGTTGTTTACTGCCTAAAATTAAAAGAgactttgttttacttttccatGCATGATTATTATGCTGTCTTATCCTGCTTGGCTTGCTTATTTTTCTCAGCTTGTTCAGATGTAGAAGCAGCCACCACACTGACAAGTACTAGAATTGTGCTGTCTGAATAGAGTAAACCATAAGCAAAGTCAGCGGTAGAAAGAATTTACTGTGGCCATTCATAACGGGGATTCAGTGCCCTGTATAGCTGCTCTTCCAGTTACAGACTTGTGGATTTTGTGGTAgaagaatatttatttctacCTACTTAAGGAATGGGTACTCTTTTTCCtcttagaagtatttttttgtctctgattCTTTGAAAAATGGTGATTTGCTTCAGGGTAGAACTGTCatagcttttcaaaataatttatttctttaaaaaaaccaagcagaaaacaCTGAGGGTTTTATATTAAATGTCATTCACACTGAAAATGTGTAGTATCATTATTAATTTCCATAATTCAGgtttttaaattcatattttaagGATCTACAGCTTGTTTAACTCAAACAACACTCAGCAAAGAAGTAGCACAATTCAaatagctgttatttttaatcaaataatACTAGATTAGAAGTTAAGTATGAGTATCTGAATTAAAGATGAGGGAGGAGTGAGATAATATGCTGTTAACAGAAGTGTTCGAAGGCACTCAGGTTTGTGTATTTCTAAAAGGTTTTGTtgatgcaaaaataataaaaaaacccccttaCCTCTAAATATGGAGTCCTTTGTCTTTCAGGAGGATATGAAGAATTTTAAAGTACGAGTTCAAGAGTTGGTGAAGGAGAATGAAAAACTACATaagcaattaaataaaactgactTTATTACCCCTACAGAATGGCAAGTTACATTACTAAAATTAATTCATGCTCAGTGTTGCAGTGCACTGCTCTTTTATTTGTATTGATATAATCATTCATGGGTTTGTAGTTAAGCACATAAACGAGTTGGTCTTGATCAACCTAATCCCCCTTCTGcagcaattttaaaaactttgtttcacaatGTAGCCTCATGGTACCAGGCATGGCTGAGGGTGAGGATACAGCTTGGCAGTGTGGGAGATGTTCCTTGTGCCTAAGCCTGTTGATGAAATATCTTGGTGATATCAATTTGAAACTTGCAGTTTTacctggaaaattattttgatctttgtttaaaattgtTATACTTCAAAGACTTGTTCCGTAAGATTCACAATCCATTTTCTTAACCTTAACTCCAACCTAGATAGTGTTGAtgggggtgaaaaaaaaacttcctttGTTTCATTCAGCTGGTAATGCTTAGCATCTTACATCAGCACTGACCTTCCTGTTACAAataacaaatgtattttgtcattcagttttcatttcatatttatcCATTCAGATAAAACATGCAGAGTCTTAAGTGGTTAAACAGTATGAACTCTAGCTTAGCTATTAACCAGTTCGTAAGGGCTGATGTAcatttgcttctttctcttATGCCCACTGCAGTAAATGTCACAGTAAATTAATTCAGTCAGCTAAACTCACAAGCTGCTGAGTATAGAGGTTTTCATGGGTGCAAGTGGAGGctgatttccatttctgtgtttgtaaaaaTCTTCAGGGCAGACTGTTTAAGACTATCATTTAATGGTAGGGGAAATTGTCCCTATCTAGACCTATACAACATAGGATACATTTTTATCTCAGTCAGGCCACACACAAACAAAGTAGATAGACGTTTTGTTAGTTACAGTCATCAGAAATCCTCTGTAACAGCCTATTTTGCTACGCTTTGTTTGGGTTTAGGCTACTCTTGCTGATTCATTCAAATCAGTCATTTGATTTGAAGATCAAACATGAGTAAATTCATGTGGCAACATCTGACATTTGTACTGTAttactgtttgcattttttttttccaagagattcaaatacaattttgtaAGTTTACACTGTTAGAAGTCCaattgtgatttttctttggaTATAggttaatatttaaattatattttatttataatctGGTTGTCattgcaggcagcagctgcaaggTCAGGCCAAGCTGGCCTTGGAAGAAAACAGTCTGTTGATACAGCAACTTGATATTCAACAAGCTAAAGCAAAAGAGAGTCAGAGACAACACATTGAAGAAGGTAAAGTGCCTGAGTTGCTAGTCATTTGACCTACACTGAAGGGGGTActgcaggtttggttttttgtttgtttgtttgtgggagTTTTTTTGATTTGGCCTTTTTTGGGTGATGGTcgtttgttttggtttatttttttttcgaCTTCATATATGTCTACAAAGCATCACTGAATGCAGGTAACACTAATATGAGATCAAGCTCTGGATGTCAACTGACACTGAAAGGAAACGTCAGTATTGACACTTTacagcatatatatataaaggtgACAAGAACTGTTAAACAGCAATACActcattttcataatttaagAGCACTTTAAACTTTACAGGTTGGTATTTGTGAGGtattatttgcttattttaaatgttcaaTTTAGAAATTGTAGGGGttttaaattttctgctttaacaAATGTTTGTCACTTAACATATTTAATTACAAGTAGAAGTATTTGATTTTTACACTTTAATTTGATACCGCTTAAATTTACATGCATTTTCAAGTACAATCTGTTCTCTATTTCTTTATCAGACGTTTGTATTTGCTTGAATTCAGAACACTTGATACTCCTTAGCTTGCCTGCAAATACTATTTCTTGACTAAGATTTTTATGCTGATAGttatttttttgcatcagtAGATTCCTCTGGATATTTCTTGTCAATAGCCTTCTGACTGGATATTAGAAAGAGGACGTGCATGTTATAGATTCAAATCCCACAACTGATTGTAAGATTTCTTAGTGaagtataaaaagcaaaattgaaTCATAATTCATAATTAGGATGTTCTGAAAAACATCTAATTGTGTGCGATTAACATAAGCCACTGATGAGAACAGTTTCCTTAAAGGAACCTATACAGCAAAACCCCAATTCTGAAATTTTTTATTCATCTGCCACCTGATTCtactttcctttctgctttaaaagttTCAGAGTTTCTTGTTGAGAGTTTTATCTCTATATATCTATCTGTGTTTAGAAAATAACAACTCATCATACCCAAGGCCAGGCAATACCCCAAAATCAGGTGTTCTTCTTTCTAAATCTCAGAATAGCTTGATCTGGTATGATTGTCAGAACATCCCTAGTAAACACTGACAGATTTTGTTATCTGTTGCTGGAGTTCTCACAAGAGCCCTGATCTTCCATTCAGTTCCTACAACTGTTTCAGCAGTGTATGCAGTGCTTGAAATACATACTGCAAGAGAAACTCGGAGATCAGTGAAAAGAAACTAGGCGGGCAGTCTCTAGATGCTTGTCTTGCCTATTAGGCTACAAAAGTCATGTTTCGTTTTAGGTTCTTTTCCTGAATTACTAAAATCTGAATCGGAGGATTTTGCAGAGTAAAACAACATTTCAGTGAGCAAGTAGCTTATAGCCCTGAAAAGAAGTAGTCTTGAAGTTCTGgcactttttcaaaacaaactacttgagagcaaaaaaaaaaaaaatccaaactgttAACGCCAGATTTGTCAGTGTGTTTTGTGCTTTACATAATGCTACGAAAACCTAGGAATTAACATATTACTGGTTCAGTTGGAGTTTCACTAGATGATTGAATTAGTTCTGCATTACCcagttgtttttggttttttccctccaaaaagCTTCAAAATTGACCAGAAAGTTAATAAACTTAGAAGATAAGACAAAGCGTcaagaagaagagaaagcagagtaCCAGAAGCAGTTGCAAGTTTTACTTTCTACTTGTGAAGAGCTGAAAGCCAAACTGAATAGCGCAGTAAAAGCAGAGGAGCACTTTGCTGCAGTGAATGATTTGAAAAGGTATGTGTTTACATATAGTGTGCCAAGAAACAATTCTGCAAAGTATTCACAGGAACAGATCTGCATACCCAGCACTGTGTAGGTAGCAGCTGGGTGGAAGCTTGTGCTGGTAATTTAGGAAGGTAACAGCCAAAGTACAAAGAAAGGTAAAGTGTTTCAAAAGTACTGCCTCACTTTTTGTAGGCAATTAAAATTACAGAAGGAAATCCCAGATACAGGGACAGCAGTAGAAGTGTTTCTGCCATACAGTACGTACTGCTATATACCTTTTTAAATAGTAGAAGCGGCggcattaaaaatacttttgtcaaatctattttcttctctcaacACTGTATATaaaactttattattttgtcCCCATCTTTAGGAAAATGTCTGAAGGATCCTGAAATTGTAAACTAAAAATACCAAGTTTCTCCAGTCTTTACAATATGGAAATAACATAAACCAGATCAGCGCAAAAGTGGCGTCATGCAGCATAGTctgtaaaaatttttttaaagaccttcTGTAAATTTGTTTACTTTCAAGCCTTAGAATAGTGCAAGTTACTGTTTCTTGGTACAGTGCCTTCCTAAGAAGTTCTTAGACCTTGTTTTTTGGCATTGCTAgtaatttccttaaaaaaaaaaataggaagggAATACATTTGGACTatatagaatatttttataacttAAATTCCATTTCAAGTGCGGTCAGGATTaattatttgaataattttgtttctgttatgcTTCATTCATGACTTGATACGTCATACGATTGTAACACCTCTCTTTCATGTCACTGCTGGAACATTAAGCATTCTCAATGTATCATTTCCATACCTTCAACACGGGTATCTTACTATAACTTAGCTTTTTTAGTGAAGTAGGTCTATACATGATGTCTGTTCTATGCTGTTGTTTTTTGCAGCTGTTTACAacaggagcaggagaaaaagttCCATGAGGTGGAAGACCTAATGGGAAAGATTGCATCACTGCAAGCTCAAAATAAGAAACtgcttttagagaaaaataactttatggCTGACAACAAGGCCCTGGAAACTGAGATGGAAACGACACAAAAGATAAACAGGTGACATAAGAAAACGAATATATAGAAATACttgtctttctaaaaataacagcagaaatatCTGTGAAAATACTGACATCCCACAGTGTGTAGTTTCTACCTATTACAGGAAAAACATGTTTCCTAAACTCAGCTTTGTCACATCTAAAGGCCTGGTTGTCCTGTAACTTTGCTAATAAACTTTATAGAAAAGTGTGGATGAAAACATATATCTACATGTAAATTAAGAATACATCTTTAATGCTAGTAGTTAGCTATAGCAGTTAGTTTTTTGTGTACTCACCTGAAAAATAGGGTCCTATGCTATTTGAAGACCTTATGAGTGGTTCAGAGTTGGGCTaacaatactttaaaaagtaaaaccaatATTATTGTtacatttctaaagaaatatgAGCTTGTAGCCATTGCACAAATTGTTCTTTTGAATCCTTGTTAGTGTTGTTATTCACACAACatattgtaaagaaaaacagtcCCCAAAAGAAACAATACTTTGGTATTGGAAATGTTTCAAGCCAGTGTATTTTGAACGGTATATTTGATTGTTTGAGACTTGTATGAGTTGATTTGCACATACAGTGCAAGTTCTTTTAATGTCATTATTAATTTTGAATCtcaagattttcctttttctgttaattttataGGCAATTAAAGAAAGAAGTAGGTTTTTGGAAACTGCAGTTGGAGGAAGCAATGGAAAATGAAGTTGCAGCCTATCACTATATAGCAAACCTCATTGTTTTGGCGGAGAAGATGGCTCAGAAACATGATGATACTGTTTTAGTGGTAATTAcctttaaataattaatatgaCTTAATTGATATTTCACACAATTATCATCCTACTGGCACAACTTATTGTTAGTTTGAATTAACAAAAAAGctatattttcagtttaatgaCGTAGCTATGTAAATAAACTTTTGCAAATGGGATGGGAGCagcaaagaattattttctagaAGAGTAGTTAAAAGCACCTACCCTAATTTATAGAGATAACATAATTAAGCCTTAACTGACATCATCATTAGGGTGTGCAATagaatatgtgtgtgtgtgtgtgtgtatatatacatatatatacacacacaggtGAGGTGTAAAAGAATTTAACCTGATTTTAGAGATTGGCTTCATATGTTGAAGCTACGTGTATTGAAAAATAGCACACAATCATAAATTTTTAATACACATTTCTGAATCTAAAGGTAAGCAATTATCCTTCAAGCAATTTGTATGGACTTTTTCCTGTTTAGCAGGAAACTTAGGTTTAGCAGAAGTGTCTGGCATGGAAGTTACTGGGCTTTTTATAGGTACACTTTGTTTCCTTCGCAAGGTCTTGGATGCAATTTAAATTTTACATACTGAACTTTTATGAACATTTATGTACTTATGTCTTCAAATTGgtcctggaaaccatttcacAAAACTTTGTTGaacaacagaagcaaaaagctttattttaagtaGCAGATGAAGGTTGTCATCTAGTTGGTAAAGTGTTGGGTAAAAAGATATTGTAGTGGTTAATTCCGAAGTCTAGAAGAGGACTACAGCAACCCAACTCCAATCCTTGTCTGCTGCAAACTGGACTTTAGGATTGTGAAACTAGGCACGATAAATGTCTCCTAGGAATGAGAGGAACTGGTTCTTATCTCCCACTCTCTGGTATATCTACTTCCAAATATTCAGCATACCACATTACAAATACCACAGAGGTCCAGAATTACTTGCAAGTACAAGGTGTGTCATTTGGCTTAATATTACCCCAGTAGATGTGCAGCATACTTTTGGCAGTAAAAAGCCTGTTTCAGAAGATGTCTTAACATAACTTTAATCAGCACAAGGCAGTGTAAACCCTATCTTTGCAAGTATGCAGTATTTGACATCATATTCTTCCCTTCTGAAACCTGCACCTGGAAGTACACACTAGAAAATCAAGTTTTATGCAAGTGCAAAAAGCTAAGAGCAGGTCTGCGGAAAGCAGCTCGAAGTGCAGTCAGACAGGCCTGCGCTGTCTTTAGACAGGTATAAACAGATCCAGCAGTTAGAAGCCAGTTCTGTCATGCAAAATTCCTTTTATGACAAGGATACTTACTTGCTGTCTGTTATTTCTCAATTTTGTGGCTTAGACACTAAACAGAACAGAagtcttgactttttttttttttggttaacaAATTCTCTGTGTCTGGGCTGCCAGCAGAGATATTCTGAGACAAACTTTTCTACTGAGATAGTCTAGCATCAGTAAAACCTTTAAATATCCAGTTTACTTTGCTGCCTGGTAGAGCTGAATCAGAACAACCTGTTCCTACTTTTAATCGCTGAACTTACAGCCTGCCTTGGCAGGCTAGACTGCAGGTATCTTGTAGTCAAATAATCTGATAAAGTTGTCTAATTGGAAGGcctagaaagcaaaaaaaaaaaaataattaatgggAGTGAGACCCTAATATTAGGAAGAGGTGCTACTGCGCGcgacatatatttaaaaatgtattatcaTTAATGTCAGGTTTATTTACTCAGTTCAGCTACTGCTGTTACCCTAGCCTTAGTCTTTTTTAATTCACTAATTGAAGAGTTGAAATTCATTTTATGCAGAATTAATCCAGAAGAACAGGGAGAGCAGAAAGGGTACGGCACTGTAATAAATTAGCCTAAATTCTTTCttaatgaggatttttttttaaaaatctccatAGTAACCACATCTCCACAAAAATAAACGGAGTCTTAACTTTACTATTTCCAGAAATAGTGACAATCTACTGATAAATCCAGTCaatagaacagcaaaaaatttatttgaaacagTTTTGATAGTGTAACGCTGATGATAACTGTAATCTTGAGTTAGCAGCTGTCAAAACGATTCTTCTATTGTGTTGTATGAATCAGCTACCACACAGTAAATCAAAATGTCACTGACTGAGCAGGAAGCTCTCAGACCCCGGTGATGCTATTCACTTTGATTTCTGTGAAAGAAGCTGTGTCTCTGGAGCGATGCAGGGAGTTGAAGGTGGTCAGACATTGCTGATTCTAAAACCTAGTTATTTCTCTCTTGAATGCTTTCAGTGGATTTAACAGTTGAAACCTCTTAAagttttgaaagtattttagtGCTTACAGCTTACgcaatttttgtttggtttactTTTTATATCTGAGAGAGAACGTAATGCTTATGAAATGATATAAACAGTCATAAGGCAGCAACCATTCATAAGCCAAGCCAGATTCCTTGCCTGAATCCCTGTTGATTTCAAGGGATCTTCTGAGAGCAGGCTCCTACATCTGGCCCAGAAGCACGAGTCTCACTCATACACATGGGATGCTTAGGTAGGCTTATATACATCTGTAGAAAAAGATTCAGAATTGGTTTGGTTTACAGTATGAGTAGTTATGATCctttcagaataaaactgtTCCAGCTTATTATTTTGTTAGTGACATAGTATTTGCAGTCAGTTGACACATTATTAATTAGCCATTATTAGAATAAATTTTCAGGATTCTTATTCAGTCTTGGTTCTTCAGACTATTGGAGCTTAAAACAGAATAGCTTTGTCTTCCTTAGGGAATGTATTCTGTCTGCCCTGTCTGATGATTACCTTTATACTGTATGTTTGCAGGCCAAATTTTTGGAAAATGAGAATAATGGTGTTCTCAACAAAGTAGTAGAAGGTACTCTCCGCTTAGGAAGATTAGAAGAAAAAGTTAAGGTAAGCAGTGTTTCTAAGCTAAATATTATGTGaagtattttagatttttaatgagaaaagtcAGTAGTTAATCTTTGTCAGTGTTTTTGTTAAAGACCTGGATcgttttataaataattttcaaaaagcaaaatagatCATCATTATGGTTTCCATGAACACATTTTTCCATTGTATTTGTACATTGCATGTTTGCCAGGACACCACATATACATCCTTACCTGGAGAATTCTGactaaatgtaaaaataatttaaaattatacttgatttgtattttatttctgctctgtagTGTAACCCAGTTATTCTCtctcctacttttttttttttgaggctgtACTAATGCTTCAACTTGAAGTCCATTACCATTAGATttggaagaatgaaaaatatatctCAAGTGTACAGTTATCAAGTACTTTCATATGGCTGTAGGGTAGGAGGTTTAGAAATGGAGAGGATGGTCAAACATCTAGCCTAATTAGAGAATACATTATGGGTTATCTTTACAACCGTCTAAACCAATACAAGGCATAGTGTGTGATTGCCATATAACGGCATATAGtgtgaaatacatttgaaaCTTAAGTTTTAGCATTTTTGGCACTAATGTAATTGGTTTTTACTGTAAACtcaaaaaaggaaggagaaggataTCCGGTATATTGGTTACTATATATAACAAGTAATATATACtactttcaaaagctgtttgtgCAGTTTGCCTTAAAGCAGAGTTTCCATACATGGTACTTTTCCAGTCCAGACCGATGCTGCTATTCCTAAATCAAATGACACAAACGTGCACCACCACGTTAACAGAGACCAGTTCCTTCTGCACTTTCCTTGTAAGGATCAACATAACCCAGGAATtagcaacaaagaaaagaaaccaaattgcAGGTGAGAGAGCAGTCAGCTGAATAATAGCTAAAATCTGCAAAGGAACCCTTCATAAAATACCTAAATGCATGAAACACCACCATAAGATCATTCTAATTATACTAATACAGCTACAGAATAGTTTTAGCTATTTTCACCCTCATTCATGTCTATCTGAATTTATTAAACATCACCCCTACAAAGACAGGGGGTTATATTCTccttaaatatgtattttctataACTTAATAGAGCTGTGACTACTCTAAGGGATAAAGAGACTTGCATAGAATTAAGAAAACTTGCATGCAGCACATGCTGTGCATTTTAAGTGCAAACCAAAACTACATAAAAAAAGTCCTTCTTAACG
This sequence is a window from Falco peregrinus isolate bFalPer1 chromosome 14, bFalPer1.pri, whole genome shotgun sequence. Protein-coding genes within it:
- the CEP89 gene encoding centrosomal protein of 89 kDa isoform X1; translation: MPFRFWKRRKDFKHITHGLIPAATIAPKPAVPCTPSPCSPNPPPEGPRSALAAAVLSATLTGRTTALPLPLQKSENYSTCVEQECFEPYATVADLRMGPNWKLDGSDRSPVQSPEILGYYDEDEDTDTHHFDADIQSQSSCQSNEKKGENFSTNAIYAIPCKKKKKEFPPSPSTNADKKEVPSRETEFQVLVNESDVQTEAGDQHLGLNLKEKKSLAENLICGKPPPSPDVSIQTKQAWENMTKEKIRELEQENCCLSMAYQVVVQQSERTKWQMQEQELQLQRLEQENRRLKAVAKKSHREEEATELLSLIKQVQELVDENDALKRTVHRLNVELSRYQTKFRPLSQEECLNLKGLPMDGPPPPWLLDMKYLSPLLLAYEDRIREKEQLSLEYEEDMKNFKVRVQELVKENEKLHKQLNKTDFITPTEWQQLQGQAKLALEENSLLIQQLDIQQAKAKESQRQHIEEASKLTRKLINLEDKTKRQEEEKAEYQKQLQVLLSTCEELKAKLNSAVKAEEHFAAVNDLKSCLQQEQEKKFHEVEDLMGKIASLQAQNKKLLLEKNNFMADNKALETEMETTQKINRQLKKEVGFWKLQLEEAMENEVAAYHYIANLIVLAEKMAQKHDDTVLVAKFLENENNGVLNKVVEGTLRLGRLEEKVKIYKKKAAGKLEDISLKMTEQEKEFAGKTAEYQQEIKRLRGLLQDKQEALEEVMQRQKKTEEELAVIWESTSNENRRMRELLHKSQRNNRWSTDTVHEPHVDESSQDPVYRHDFSYCDVKLLSSSENQHIAKGPEASSGCSSPPPDCSVHPTADSVPSEAASFSPEHSLQQCQPSDYYGMYSSWRL
- the CEP89 gene encoding centrosomal protein of 89 kDa isoform X2 — its product is MPFRFWKRRKDFKHITHGLIPAATIAPKPAVPCTPSPCSPNPPPEGPRSALAAAVLSATLTGRTTALPLPLQKSENYSTCVEQECFEPYATVADLRMGPNWKLDGSDRSPVQSPEILGYYDEDEDTDTHHFDADIQSQSSCQSNEKKGENFSTNAIYAIPCKKKKKEFPPSPSTNADKKEVPSRETEFQVLVNESDVQTEAGDQHLGLNLKEKKSLAENLICGKPPPSPDVSIQTKQAWENMTKEKIRELEQENCCLSMAYQVVVQQSERTKWQMQEQELQLQRLEQENRRLKAVAKKSHREEEATELLSLIKQVQELVDENDALKRTVHRLNVELSRYQTKFRPLSQEECLNLKGLPMDGPPPPWLLDMKYLSPLLLAYEDRIREKEQLSLEYEEDMKNFKVRVQELVKENEKLHKQLNKTDFITPTEWQQLQGQAKLALEENSLLIQQLDIQQAKAKESQRQHIEEASKLTRKLINLEDKTKRQEEEKAEYQKQLQVLLSTCEELKAKLNSAVKAEEHFAAVNDLKSCLQQEQEKKFHEVEDLMGKIASLQAQNKKLLLEKNNFMADNKALETEMETTQKINRQLKKEVGFWKLQLEEAMENEVAAYHYIANLIVLAEKMAQKHDDTVLVAKFLENENNGVLNKVVEGTLRLGRLEEKVKIYKKKAAGKLEDISLKMTEQEKEFAGKTAEYQQEIKRLRGLLQDKQEALEEVMQRQKKTEEELAVIWESTSNENRRMRELLHKSQRNNRWSTDTVHEPHVDESSQDPVYRHDFSYCDVKLLSSSENVSSSP